A window of the Glycocaulis abyssi genome harbors these coding sequences:
- a CDS encoding antitoxin Xre-like helix-turn-helix domain-containing protein translates to MLEELRRTEAAPDRRRITEDEAGALARAAVNLFRKWELNDAEAREILGGMSPRTYSRWKQGDTGRIDRDLATRLSLLMGIHKGLRYLFTDPARGYAWVRKPNQVFGGRAPVEIMAQGDIFSLARVREYLDAERSGW, encoded by the coding sequence ATGCTTGAAGAACTACGGCGCACCGAGGCGGCACCAGATCGCCGGCGCATCACGGAAGACGAAGCTGGCGCACTCGCACGCGCGGCCGTCAATCTGTTCAGAAAATGGGAGCTGAACGACGCTGAGGCCCGCGAAATTCTCGGCGGCATGTCGCCTCGTACTTATTCCCGCTGGAAGCAGGGGGACACAGGCCGTATCGACCGCGATCTGGCTACGCGGCTCTCATTGCTCATGGGTATCCACAAGGGCTTGCGATACCTCTTTACCGACCCCGCACGAGGCTATGCCTGGGTGAGAAAGCCCAATCAGGTCTTCGGAGGGCGCGCACCTGTCGAGATCATGGCGCAAGGCGATATCTTCTCACTCGCGCGCGTACGCGAGTATCTGGATGCCGAGCGCAGCGGCTGGTGA
- a CDS encoding RES family NAD+ phosphorylase produces MVTLAEVPVHWQHSYRIIRSIYPPIDLFEDIADPADWEALASAESKTNPRIWEHIGRLQLVPPNRRVGGNGASYLMAPFVHVSTDRPGRFTDGTYGVYSAASSEEAAIREVAHHHALTMASSAEEPGWTSQFRALTTPLNVDLHDARPHPQFHDPDDYLPSQALAQTLRANGSNGILYNSVRCPSSECAAIFWPDLMTVPVQADHYDYHWDGTRVDKVRNCRTKQIFAL; encoded by the coding sequence ATGGTGACGCTCGCCGAAGTGCCGGTGCATTGGCAGCACTCATACCGCATCATCCGCTCGATCTACCCTCCGATTGACCTCTTCGAAGATATTGCCGACCCGGCAGACTGGGAGGCGCTAGCTTCAGCAGAATCCAAGACCAATCCTCGCATCTGGGAGCATATCGGCCGGCTGCAGCTGGTTCCGCCCAACCGCAGGGTAGGGGGGAACGGAGCCAGCTACCTCATGGCACCCTTCGTCCATGTCAGCACGGACCGGCCGGGACGCTTTACGGACGGCACCTATGGTGTCTACAGCGCGGCCAGCAGCGAGGAAGCGGCTATCCGGGAAGTCGCTCACCATCACGCTTTGACTATGGCCAGCAGCGCGGAAGAGCCCGGCTGGACATCACAGTTTCGCGCCCTGACAACCCCCCTCAATGTCGATTTGCATGACGCCCGCCCGCATCCCCAATTCCATGATCCGGACGATTATCTGCCGTCACAGGCACTCGCGCAGACTCTTCGCGCCAACGGCTCCAACGGAATCCTCTACAACAGCGTAAGGTGCCCTAGCAGCGAGTGTGCAGCCATCTTCTGGCCTGATCTGATGACCGTTCCCGTACAAGCCGATCATTACGATTATCACTGGGACGGCACGCGCGTCGACAAGGTGCGCAATTGCAGAACCAAGCAGATTTTCGCCCTATGA
- a CDS encoding IS3 family transposase (programmed frameshift): MRKSRYSEEQIIGMLREHDAGVSTKEVCRKYGISDATFYKYKAKFGGMTVSDAQRLKSLELENNRLKRLLADAMLDNAALKDLAFKKLLTPDVKRQAVHHMVTRHGLSERRACALAELDRSTFQYQKRSGGDDALRARLRDLAGERRRFGYRRLGILLEREGLYANHKKVYRLYREEGLAVRRRRGRKRSVGTRRPILLPAAANHRWSLDFVSDALIDGRRFRTLCVVDDFTREALAVVVDTSLSGVRVARELDRLIERRGKPRMIVSDNGTELTSHAILRWQKDSGVEWHYIAPGKPTQNAFVESFNGRFRDECLNEHLFSSLGEARDLIEAWRIDYNTERPHTALGGLAPCVYAERTRHPRPGSLELRASAAHRALTNHINPERKANRLY; this comes from the exons ATGCGCAAGAGCCGTTATTCGGAGGAGCAGATCATCGGCATGCTCAGGGAGCACGATGCTGGTGTGAGCACGAAGGAGGTCTGCCGCAAGTACGGCATCTCCGACGCGACGTTTTACAAATACAAGGCGAAGTTCGGCGGCATGACAGTATCCGATGCCCAGCGCCTAAAGTCGCTGGAGCTGGAGAACAACCGGCTGAAGCGGCTTCTGGCCGATGCGATGCTGGACAATGCGGCCCTGAAGGACCTCGCCT TCAAAAAACTTCTGACGCCCGACGTCAAGCGCCAGGCCGTGCACCACATGGTGACCAGGCACGGGCTGAGCGAGCGTCGGGCGTGTGCCCTTGCAGAACTTGATCGCTCCACGTTCCAGTATCAGAAGCGTTCTGGTGGTGATGACGCCTTGCGAGCTCGCTTGCGCGATCTGGCAGGCGAGCGCCGCCGGTTCGGCTATCGTCGGCTTGGCATCCTGCTGGAACGGGAGGGTCTTTATGCGAACCACAAGAAGGTCTACCGGCTCTACCGGGAAGAAGGGCTGGCGGTCCGTCGGCGGCGTGGCCGCAAGCGGTCGGTTGGAACCCGTCGCCCGATACTGTTGCCTGCGGCGGCGAACCATCGCTGGAGCCTCGACTTCGTCTCCGACGCTCTAATCGACGGGCGGCGCTTCCGGACGCTATGCGTGGTCGACGACTTCACGCGAGAGGCCTTAGCCGTCGTGGTCGATACCTCGCTGTCAGGCGTGCGCGTGGCCCGTGAGCTTGATCGTCTGATCGAGCGGCGAGGAAAGCCGCGCATGATCGTCAGCGACAATGGCACCGAACTGACCAGTCACGCGATCCTGCGATGGCAGAAGGACAGCGGTGTGGAGTGGCATTACATCGCACCCGGAAAGCCCACCCAGAACGCGTTCGTGGAAAGCTTCAATGGCCGGTTCAGGGACGAGTGCCTGAACGAACACCTGTTCTCCTCGCTCGGCGAAGCGCGCGACCTGATCGAGGCATGGAGGATCGACTACAACACCGAGAGACCGCACACCGCACTCGGCGGGCTCGCACCTTGTGTCTACGCCGAGCGAACACGTCACCCCCGGCCCGGTTCGCTTGAGCTACGCGCAAGCGCCGCTCACCGGGCCTTGACCAACCACATCAACCCAGAAAGAAAGGCGAACAGACTCTACTAA
- a CDS encoding HigA family addiction module antitoxin has translation MANSPKYAPLHPGEFVRRRALEPKGLSVTEAAKLVGVGRPALSNFLNGNADVTPEMASRIERAFGVPTRELLEQQAAFDAYEAQQKGAPTTARRYVPPFLAIKATEIEDWATNNHSARTRLAVFIRTLVNSTGIDLTESDFPGNEDGERPGWDGWTQASQGTPWVPEGKTGWEFGVDLEVKGKADRDFSKSLTASTAAERAETTFIFVTPRKWTGKDKWAEDQRLKKLWKEVRAYDRSDLEQWLEQSIPGQVWFANETDRAKSDVRALDRVWADWAEVSDPPLTPRLFDTAIDAGERAIFKYLKEPPKRPFVLVADSVDEAFAFLSALISPHHEALGRYRDQIIVLDKPGAFKKIASSIAEIIAVASDHDVQLELAPHVTSIHTIMVYSRNAASKDPDVVLEPLGSIPFERALSEMGKARDEIQMLEAESGRSLTVLRRRLSMVEAVRKPRWSEDAALAKALVPLALVGAWDSKTSWDCEAMCFIADEGSYERLERDCHALSAQDDAPIWMVGSYRGLVSKIDAIFAVRNWITAKDLERFFDMARLILGEDDPALDLPEEDRWLASMRGKSRDFSGALRSGVAESLVLLSVHGEKLFGGRLGIDSGLQAVLVVRELLTSDGKTLDPRSLEANERDLPIYAEAAPDEFLDILERDLRSQASAALGLMRPADAGIFGGGCARTGLLWALEGLAWSVETFPRAVFILARLAEVEINDNWANKPINSLQSIFRSWMPQTSATVEQRIEMIRALATRHPTIAWQISVAQFENYSQTGSYSHKPTWRPDGFGHGEPEKSWEPVQKFVRAMVDLALSWPSHDGDTLSDLVERIDGLMSEDQERVWENIHAWAEAGAGEEEKAWLRERIRVSVMSWRAARKNKRTDHEKIRRAAQKAYEALEPEDLFAKHGWLFRTSWVDESAEEIYDEKLDIRERDERISRLRTNALNEILQERGTEGIIEFACMGDAAWEIGWLVSKRILQGDELADFLIKLISDEHGELPTAKRNLVSAVLHSMEDVTKRTSLIKRVLKKAGERHRVALLKQAPFDRATWQFLDEWAPAERDKYWLSVIPSGRTNGAELQDGVKHLMDAGRPRAAFSYSRFQRDELNVKVLFELLSAMAREGGNDRPGEYQLSQYDIASVFEIIQESRDYTVDQKAQLEFAYLEILSDRDGSRGRGIPNLEKYIEAHPEFFVQAVAWAFRRDDGGEDEEPWRIEPGREQFFAERGYKLIDRLKQLPCHDDEGNLSSQKLIKWVETARKIGEEISRLEMTDHSIGQLLSASPDGEDGVWPCEAVRDVIELVQSEAMCSGFTTGKYNRRGVTWRGEGGQPERELAARYKGWANAIRYTHPFTATQVLDHMSESYTRDANWHDSEADIRNRLR, from the coding sequence ATGGCCAACTCACCCAAATATGCCCCACTCCACCCTGGCGAATTTGTTCGGCGGAGAGCCCTTGAGCCAAAAGGTCTCTCGGTCACAGAGGCGGCCAAACTCGTCGGCGTTGGCCGACCGGCGCTCTCAAATTTCTTGAATGGCAATGCCGACGTCACTCCAGAGATGGCATCACGGATTGAGCGCGCATTTGGGGTCCCCACGAGGGAGCTTCTCGAACAACAAGCCGCATTTGATGCGTATGAGGCCCAGCAGAAAGGCGCGCCTACGACGGCGCGCCGCTACGTTCCTCCGTTCTTGGCGATCAAGGCTACTGAGATCGAAGACTGGGCGACCAATAATCACTCCGCGCGTACCAGATTAGCGGTCTTCATTCGGACGCTTGTTAACTCGACCGGTATTGACCTCACGGAGAGCGACTTTCCGGGAAACGAAGACGGAGAAAGACCTGGATGGGACGGCTGGACGCAAGCTTCACAAGGGACACCTTGGGTTCCGGAGGGCAAGACCGGTTGGGAGTTTGGCGTAGATCTCGAAGTTAAGGGTAAGGCCGACCGTGACTTTTCAAAGAGCTTGACCGCCTCTACGGCTGCTGAGCGTGCCGAGACCACCTTTATTTTTGTCACCCCACGCAAATGGACTGGCAAAGACAAGTGGGCAGAAGATCAGAGATTGAAGAAGCTTTGGAAGGAAGTTCGCGCTTATGACCGAAGCGACCTCGAACAATGGCTGGAGCAATCAATACCTGGTCAAGTTTGGTTCGCGAACGAGACAGATCGCGCGAAGTCAGATGTTCGGGCACTGGATAGAGTCTGGGCAGATTGGGCTGAGGTATCAGATCCGCCGTTAACGCCGAGGCTATTCGATACAGCGATCGACGCGGGCGAAAGGGCGATCTTCAAGTACCTCAAAGAGCCGCCGAAGCGCCCATTTGTTTTGGTAGCCGACTCCGTTGATGAAGCGTTTGCGTTCTTGTCGGCACTTATCTCTCCCCACCATGAGGCTCTTGGTCGCTACAGAGACCAGATCATCGTTCTCGACAAGCCGGGCGCCTTCAAGAAGATAGCTTCGTCCATAGCTGAGATAATAGCCGTCGCAAGTGATCACGACGTTCAACTCGAACTCGCACCTCATGTCACATCGATCCATACGATCATGGTCTACTCGCGTAATGCGGCGTCAAAGGATCCGGACGTCGTACTGGAGCCTCTCGGGAGCATCCCGTTCGAGCGCGCGCTATCAGAAATGGGAAAGGCACGCGACGAGATTCAAATGTTAGAGGCTGAAAGCGGCCGGTCGCTTACTGTCCTCAGACGGCGGCTTTCGATGGTAGAGGCTGTACGAAAGCCCCGCTGGTCTGAAGATGCGGCGTTGGCAAAGGCGCTTGTCCCTTTGGCGCTCGTCGGCGCATGGGACTCCAAGACCTCATGGGATTGTGAGGCGATGTGCTTCATCGCGGATGAGGGTTCATATGAGCGCCTCGAGCGCGATTGTCATGCTCTAAGCGCTCAGGACGACGCACCTATTTGGATGGTCGGGAGCTACCGCGGGCTGGTCTCCAAGATTGACGCCATCTTTGCAGTAAGAAATTGGATCACGGCAAAGGACCTCGAGCGGTTCTTCGACATGGCGCGGTTGATCCTGGGTGAAGATGACCCGGCGCTCGACCTTCCCGAGGAAGACCGCTGGCTGGCATCAATGCGCGGAAAATCTAGAGATTTTTCGGGGGCCCTTAGGAGCGGTGTAGCAGAAAGTCTCGTGCTGCTCTCAGTACATGGTGAGAAGCTCTTCGGGGGGCGGCTGGGTATCGATTCTGGGCTGCAGGCCGTGCTCGTCGTGCGGGAACTGCTCACGAGCGACGGCAAGACCCTAGACCCAAGAAGCCTTGAAGCGAACGAGCGTGACCTGCCCATCTATGCAGAAGCAGCGCCGGACGAATTTCTCGACATCTTGGAAAGAGATCTGCGGTCCCAGGCTTCAGCCGCCCTCGGATTGATGCGGCCTGCAGATGCCGGAATTTTCGGAGGCGGCTGTGCACGGACAGGGTTGCTTTGGGCGCTTGAAGGACTTGCTTGGAGCGTGGAGACGTTCCCTAGAGCCGTGTTCATTCTCGCTCGCTTGGCTGAAGTCGAGATCAACGACAACTGGGCGAACAAGCCCATAAATTCACTTCAATCAATATTCCGGTCGTGGATGCCGCAGACATCTGCGACGGTGGAGCAGCGAATAGAGATGATAAGAGCCTTAGCCACTAGGCATCCAACGATCGCTTGGCAGATTAGCGTTGCCCAGTTCGAGAACTATTCACAGACAGGTAGCTATTCGCATAAGCCCACTTGGCGCCCGGATGGATTTGGACACGGTGAGCCGGAGAAGTCGTGGGAGCCAGTTCAGAAGTTTGTTCGGGCGATGGTCGATTTGGCACTGTCTTGGCCCTCGCATGACGGCGATACGCTTTCTGACCTCGTTGAGCGTATTGATGGTTTGATGAGCGAAGACCAAGAGCGTGTATGGGAGAACATCCACGCTTGGGCTGAAGCAGGTGCAGGGGAAGAGGAAAAGGCATGGTTGCGGGAACGCATACGTGTGAGCGTGATGTCATGGAGAGCGGCACGGAAGAACAAGCGGACTGATCACGAAAAAATACGGAGGGCGGCGCAGAAAGCGTACGAGGCTTTGGAACCAGAAGATCTGTTCGCGAAACATGGGTGGTTGTTCCGGACATCTTGGGTCGATGAGTCCGCCGAGGAAATTTACGATGAGAAACTGGACATTCGCGAGCGCGATGAGCGCATCTCAAGACTGCGCACAAATGCTCTGAACGAAATCCTGCAGGAACGCGGGACCGAGGGCATCATAGAATTCGCCTGCATGGGTGACGCAGCATGGGAAATTGGCTGGCTGGTCTCAAAACGGATCCTCCAAGGAGACGAACTGGCTGACTTTCTCATAAAGCTGATCTCTGATGAGCACGGTGAGCTGCCGACGGCCAAACGAAACTTGGTTAGTGCAGTGCTACATTCGATGGAAGATGTAACAAAGCGTACATCGCTGATCAAAAGAGTCTTGAAGAAGGCGGGAGAGCGGCATCGAGTTGCGCTGCTGAAGCAGGCCCCATTTGATCGGGCAACTTGGCAATTCTTGGATGAATGGGCTCCTGCCGAACGCGACAAGTACTGGTTAAGTGTCATACCGAGCGGGCGCACAAACGGCGCTGAATTGCAAGATGGCGTTAAGCATTTAATGGATGCGGGCCGCCCCCGCGCTGCTTTCTCTTACTCAAGATTTCAACGCGATGAGCTGAACGTTAAGGTCTTGTTTGAGCTTCTTTCGGCTATGGCGCGCGAAGGGGGTAATGATCGCCCTGGCGAGTACCAGCTCTCACAGTACGACATCGCGAGCGTGTTCGAGATAATTCAGGAGTCGCGCGATTACACGGTTGATCAGAAGGCGCAGCTCGAATTTGCTTACTTAGAGATACTCTCTGACAGGGACGGATCACGAGGTCGCGGAATTCCGAATCTGGAAAAATATATTGAGGCCCATCCGGAATTCTTTGTCCAGGCGGTAGCTTGGGCTTTTCGCCGCGATGACGGGGGAGAAGACGAAGAGCCCTGGCGCATCGAGCCTGGCCGGGAGCAATTCTTCGCTGAGCGAGGCTATAAGCTGATCGATAGGCTCAAGCAACTCCCTTGCCATGATGACGAAGGTAATCTTAGCTCCCAGAAGCTCATCAAGTGGGTCGAAACGGCGAGAAAGATCGGCGAAGAGATCAGTCGTTTGGAAATGACCGACCATTCCATTGGGCAGCTGCTCTCTGCGTCACCGGACGGCGAGGACGGTGTATGGCCCTGCGAAGCGGTAAGAGACGTTATCGAGCTCGTACAGTCCGAGGCCATGTGTAGTGGCTTCACAACCGGCAAATATAATCGCCGTGGTGTGACCTGGCGTGGGGAGGGTGGCCAACCAGAGCGGGAGTTGGCGGCGCGATATAAGGGCTGGGCCAATGCCATCCGTTACACTCATCCCTTTACCGCGACCCAAGTCCTGGACCATATGTCTGAGTCGTATACCCGTGACGCGAACTGGCATGATTCTGAGGCGGATATCCGTAACCGTCTTCGATAG
- a CDS encoding type IV toxin-antitoxin system AbiEi family antitoxin, giving the protein MAGFEGYRFERETTERLLEALRKLPDAQVSVPVMQPAPLGDRQIDAEIEVSTGGKTYVLLIEIKRSVYPRDAQQVLWQLDRYMAAGNTERKKQLVPLLAAESISPGAKDLLKSENCGFFDTGGSLFIPARGAYVYIEKPPPKTLQKTVRGLFRGKRSQVLHALLMRHNDWFGVKELSALAEVSPATVSETLTALERFEWLTVKGQGPSKERRLTDPGVLLDEWQKQTLAARRQSYRRFYVPSHDPEAIARRLADACEHLDLEYVLTEQSAAQAYAPYLTSVSRVTCRLLSGRRANDLYADLEARPVNEGANLDVIETRSRGEFLFRERVGNLWLASPVQVYLDLLRSGGRGQEMAEHLRQERIGF; this is encoded by the coding sequence ATGGCAGGTTTTGAGGGCTACAGATTTGAAAGGGAAACGACCGAACGGCTTTTGGAGGCTCTTCGGAAGCTGCCGGACGCGCAGGTAAGCGTTCCTGTTATGCAGCCGGCGCCCTTGGGCGACCGGCAGATAGACGCCGAAATCGAAGTCAGCACAGGGGGCAAGACATACGTCCTGCTCATCGAAATCAAAAGGTCGGTATATCCACGGGATGCCCAGCAGGTGCTTTGGCAGCTTGATCGCTATATGGCGGCGGGTAACACCGAGCGCAAGAAACAACTGGTTCCGCTGCTCGCTGCTGAATCGATCTCGCCCGGCGCCAAAGACCTCCTCAAGAGCGAGAATTGCGGATTCTTTGACACGGGCGGAAGCCTCTTCATCCCTGCGCGCGGCGCTTATGTCTATATCGAAAAGCCACCTCCGAAGACCCTTCAGAAAACGGTACGCGGCCTGTTCAGGGGGAAGCGCTCGCAGGTTCTTCACGCGCTGCTGATGCGACACAACGACTGGTTCGGCGTGAAGGAGCTATCGGCGCTGGCCGAAGTGTCGCCCGCGACGGTTTCCGAGACGCTCACGGCGCTTGAGCGCTTTGAGTGGCTGACCGTGAAAGGGCAAGGCCCTTCCAAGGAACGCAGGCTCACCGATCCCGGCGTACTGCTGGACGAGTGGCAGAAACAGACGCTCGCGGCGCGGCGCCAAAGCTACCGTAGGTTCTACGTGCCCTCGCACGATCCGGAGGCGATAGCCCGCCGGCTTGCCGATGCCTGCGAACACCTCGATCTTGAGTACGTCCTGACCGAGCAAAGCGCGGCACAGGCCTATGCACCGTACCTTACCTCTGTATCGCGCGTGACCTGCCGTTTGCTCTCCGGCCGCCGGGCCAACGACCTTTATGCGGACCTGGAAGCAAGGCCGGTGAATGAAGGCGCGAATCTCGATGTCATAGAGACCCGTTCGCGCGGAGAGTTTCTGTTCCGGGAACGGGTCGGAAATCTTTGGCTCGCAAGCCCCGTGCAGGTCTATCTCGACCTGCTGCGCAGCGGCGGGCGCGGACAGGAAATGGCCGAACACCTGCGGCAGGAAAGGATTGGCTTCTGA
- a CDS encoding antitoxin has protein sequence MNKPAQASGYKQEVTENCERVLVTLLRGLGPWKNSVYLVGGLTPRYLIKARPPEVPAHAGTGDVDIVVELQMLADTEAYHSLEENFKKLGFERGENLKGEKVSWRWQAKTESGATIILELLADDPELGGGKVQPLPTEGNISALNIPHSSMVFDHHETKEISAELLGDNGNATETIRHADIVSFVCLKALALDQRHERKDAHDLVYCLEHYEGGPEAAAKAFAAAVDGKHGEAVDTALNILGKRFADDGNSEGYLKDGPVAVAKFERGDDADAREARMLRQRDASHIVMRLLQEIDSYPSE, from the coding sequence ATGAACAAACCCGCTCAGGCCAGCGGCTATAAACAAGAGGTCACGGAGAACTGCGAACGGGTTCTCGTGACGCTGCTGCGCGGCCTCGGCCCGTGGAAAAATTCGGTTTACCTCGTGGGCGGTCTCACACCGCGCTATCTCATCAAGGCAAGGCCGCCGGAGGTTCCTGCCCACGCGGGAACGGGCGATGTCGACATCGTCGTTGAGCTGCAAATGCTGGCCGACACCGAGGCCTATCACTCGCTTGAGGAGAACTTCAAAAAGCTCGGTTTCGAGCGTGGCGAGAATTTGAAAGGCGAAAAGGTCTCCTGGCGCTGGCAAGCCAAAACCGAAAGCGGGGCGACGATTATTCTGGAACTGCTGGCCGATGATCCGGAGCTGGGTGGCGGCAAGGTTCAGCCACTGCCGACCGAAGGAAACATCTCGGCGCTCAACATTCCCCATTCCTCCATGGTCTTCGATCATCACGAGACCAAGGAGATCAGCGCGGAGCTGCTGGGGGACAACGGCAACGCGACAGAAACCATACGGCACGCAGACATCGTCAGCTTCGTTTGTCTGAAGGCCCTCGCGCTCGACCAGCGGCATGAGCGCAAGGACGCGCACGATCTGGTTTACTGCCTCGAACATTATGAGGGTGGGCCGGAAGCCGCCGCGAAGGCCTTTGCGGCTGCGGTGGACGGCAAGCACGGCGAAGCCGTGGACACGGCGCTCAACATCCTCGGCAAACGCTTCGCCGATGACGGCAACTCCGAGGGTTATCTGAAGGACGGCCCTGTCGCGGTCGCAAAGTTCGAGCGGGGCGATGATGCTGATGCGAGGGAAGCGCGGATGCTGCGCCAGCGCGACGCTAGCCATATTGTGATGCGACTCCTGCAGGAGATCGACAGTTATCCTAGCGAATGA
- a CDS encoding RES family NAD+ phosphorylase codes for MMDLPGSLGQGAIHFWRLDHQQYSATWNSGEGSYRYGGRWNSPGVRAVYCSLDPSTAVFEVAAHKGLNALNCVPHVLTRATVARSHVINVIRHPQIPNSNWLMPTAVSGGQQQFGDNLLQQHGAIIIPSTVSRQAWNLIFIVTQPRDPGRELVESVRLSFWVDVVGQGPVSGACA; via the coding sequence ATGATGGACCTACCCGGCTCCCTCGGACAGGGGGCCATCCATTTCTGGCGCCTTGACCATCAACAATACAGTGCCACGTGGAATTCAGGTGAAGGGAGCTATCGCTATGGCGGGCGCTGGAATTCACCGGGCGTCAGGGCGGTCTACTGCTCTCTCGACCCCTCCACGGCCGTCTTTGAAGTCGCTGCGCATAAAGGCTTAAATGCACTCAATTGCGTTCCTCACGTCCTGACACGCGCTACCGTTGCCAGATCGCATGTGATCAACGTTATCCGTCATCCCCAGATTCCAAACTCAAACTGGCTGATGCCTACGGCAGTCAGTGGTGGACAACAGCAATTTGGGGACAACCTCCTTCAACAGCATGGCGCAATTATCATTCCGAGCACCGTGTCTCGCCAGGCATGGAACCTGATATTTATTGTGACCCAGCCCCGTGATCCGGGCCGTGAGTTAGTAGAGTCTGTTCGCCTTTCTTTCTGGGTTGATGTGGTTGGTCAAGGCCCGGTGAGCGGCGCTTGCGCGTAG
- a CDS encoding antitoxin Xre/MbcA/ParS toxin-binding domain-containing protein, whose amino-acid sequence MALADEITRKTEFDLTVEYLGGEDVFDASNPVEAHRAIAEGLPLASFIAMLTHVPSREDVEFVTGLNKRAFQRLKSHSKRLSPDQSGNLWSFARILATATDVLGSREDALQWLKRPSMALDNERPIDLIRTPAGSQLLEAHLRRLEYGVYT is encoded by the coding sequence ATGGCTTTGGCCGACGAGATTACCCGTAAAACCGAGTTCGACCTAACAGTCGAATATCTGGGTGGTGAAGATGTCTTTGACGCCAGCAATCCAGTGGAGGCGCACCGTGCAATAGCGGAAGGCCTTCCGCTCGCTTCCTTCATTGCCATGCTGACACACGTTCCCAGCCGCGAAGATGTGGAATTCGTAACCGGCCTTAATAAACGAGCCTTTCAACGTTTGAAGAGCCACTCCAAGCGCCTTTCGCCTGATCAAAGCGGCAACCTTTGGAGCTTCGCTCGTATACTGGCCACCGCAACTGACGTTCTCGGGTCAAGAGAGGATGCTCTTCAATGGCTCAAGCGGCCGTCAATGGCACTGGACAATGAACGACCGATCGACCTCATCAGGACGCCGGCTGGCTCCCAGCTGCTGGAAGCACATCTGCGCCGACTGGAATACGGCGTCTACACATGA
- a CDS encoding zeta toxin family protein yields the protein MIVLAGPNGAGKSTLYETRVKPSFAGPFINADIIQRDELHDSSPEASYKAAEIAASRRADYLAKRRDFVTETVFSHSSKLELLDEARASGFTVIVMHVGVDTPDLSVARVGARVEEGGHNVPEDKIRARYTRGAPFIRAAVLKADRGMVFDNSKLNQPPTHCLTFENGKLVFALPRLPGWVSSVYEADLQV from the coding sequence ATGATCGTCCTTGCCGGGCCCAACGGCGCCGGCAAGTCCACACTCTACGAGACCCGCGTTAAGCCGAGTTTCGCAGGGCCGTTCATCAACGCTGACATCATTCAGCGGGACGAGCTGCACGATTCATCGCCAGAGGCCTCTTACAAAGCCGCCGAGATCGCGGCTTCACGACGAGCAGACTATCTTGCCAAGAGGCGAGATTTCGTGACCGAGACCGTCTTTTCGCATTCCTCCAAACTCGAACTCCTCGACGAAGCACGCGCCAGCGGATTCACGGTCATCGTGATGCATGTCGGCGTCGATACCCCGGATCTGTCCGTTGCGCGTGTCGGCGCACGGGTAGAAGAGGGCGGACATAACGTACCGGAAGACAAAATCCGAGCCCGCTATACCCGCGGTGCGCCTTTCATCCGCGCTGCTGTCCTCAAAGCGGATCGCGGCATGGTTTTCGACAATTCGAAGCTCAACCAACCGCCAACCCATTGTCTGACATTCGAGAATGGAAAATTGGTGTTCGCGCTGCCGCGCCTTCCTGGCTGGGTCAGCTCGGTCTATGAAGCAGACCTTCAAGTCTGA